One window from the genome of Hyphomonas neptunium ATCC 15444 encodes:
- the dld gene encoding D-lactate dehydrogenase: MISDAALIRELKVIVGSGHVNVRDDRRASGKPVTFVRPRTLVEVWRVARASVRAGRIILMRAGGTSLTGGSAPNGAYDRGVVVINTMRLKGIHMLNAGAQVLCLPGTTLFELERELRPLQREPHSELGSTWLGASVIGGVCNNSGGAQVRRGPAYTEAALYAHVDETGELRLVNELGMDLGRDPEEQLESLERGEFVRVLHDMHERACSAHGFVERVRDVDAPSPARFNADPRYLKGASGSAGRLIVFAVRLDTFPRAANTQVFHVATDDAGVLSDVRRRMLGQAALVPISAEYMHRDTFRMAEREGKDLLLAVRTAGADRLPFLFGFKAGVDGVARWLGFGRACLTDRLLQAVGRLAPPQLSETLRQMGEQYAHHLFLKVEADQAAGVRALLADVVPALKGACHECSPAEGRQVFLHRFAATGAAARHAAMSRGKAGAVVELDVALRRNDKAWWYVLPDHLKGMVEHTLVHGHFFCHVFQQDYILKKGADAAAFRRGMAAHYEARGAECPAEHNVGHRHKAKPALAAFYRKLDPTNTLNPGIGRTSRDKNWK, from the coding sequence ATGATCTCAGACGCCGCCTTGATTCGAGAACTCAAAGTCATTGTCGGCTCTGGTCATGTAAACGTGCGTGACGACAGGCGGGCCTCTGGCAAGCCGGTTACATTTGTGCGGCCGCGCACGCTGGTTGAGGTATGGCGCGTGGCCAGGGCGAGCGTGCGCGCCGGGCGGATCATTCTGATGCGGGCGGGCGGCACCAGCCTTACGGGCGGATCGGCGCCGAACGGCGCGTATGATCGCGGTGTGGTGGTCATCAACACGATGCGCCTGAAGGGTATTCACATGTTGAATGCCGGGGCGCAGGTGCTTTGCCTGCCGGGCACAACGCTGTTCGAACTGGAACGGGAATTGCGCCCCTTGCAGCGGGAGCCACATTCCGAGCTCGGATCAACCTGGCTCGGCGCTTCCGTGATTGGGGGGGTCTGCAACAATTCCGGCGGCGCGCAGGTGCGGCGTGGCCCGGCTTATACTGAAGCGGCGCTTTATGCGCATGTGGATGAGACGGGCGAACTGCGGCTGGTCAACGAGCTGGGCATGGATCTTGGGCGCGACCCGGAGGAGCAGCTGGAAAGTCTGGAGCGTGGAGAATTCGTGCGGGTACTGCATGACATGCATGAGCGCGCCTGCTCGGCACATGGCTTTGTGGAGCGGGTCCGCGATGTGGACGCCCCGTCTCCGGCGCGGTTCAATGCTGACCCGCGATACCTGAAGGGCGCGTCCGGAAGTGCGGGCCGGTTGATCGTGTTTGCCGTGCGCCTGGATACATTTCCAAGGGCGGCGAATACCCAGGTGTTTCATGTCGCGACCGACGATGCCGGTGTGCTGTCGGATGTCCGGCGGCGGATGCTGGGGCAGGCGGCTCTGGTGCCGATTTCGGCCGAGTATATGCACCGGGACACATTCCGGATGGCGGAGCGCGAGGGGAAGGATCTTCTTCTGGCCGTGCGGACGGCCGGAGCCGACAGGTTGCCTTTCCTGTTTGGATTCAAGGCTGGAGTTGATGGGGTTGCCCGATGGCTCGGATTTGGCCGTGCGTGTTTGACGGACCGGCTGCTTCAGGCGGTTGGGCGGCTGGCGCCGCCGCAACTTTCCGAGACGTTGCGGCAGATGGGCGAGCAATATGCGCACCACCTGTTCCTCAAGGTGGAGGCCGATCAGGCCGCTGGCGTGCGCGCGCTGCTGGCCGATGTGGTGCCCGCACTTAAGGGCGCGTGCCATGAATGCTCACCCGCAGAAGGCAGGCAGGTGTTCCTGCATCGGTTTGCGGCAACTGGCGCGGCGGCGCGCCATGCCGCTATGAGCCGAGGCAAGGCGGGCGCCGTGGTGGAGTTGGACGTGGCGTTGAGGCGGAACGACAAGGCCTGGTGGTATGTGTTGCCAGATCACCTGAAGGGCATGGTTGAGCATACGCTCGTACACGGTCATTTCTTTTGCCATGTGTTTCAACAGGATTACATTCTGAAGAAGGGCGCTGACGCTGCCGCGTTCCGGCGGGGCATGGCGGCCCATTATGAGGCGCGGGGCGCTGAATGCCCGGCAGAACATAATGTGGGGCATCGCCACAAGGCCAAGCCGGCGCTGGCGGCGTTTTACCGGAAGCTTGATCCCACGAACACGCTCAATCCCGGCATCGGCAGGACATCGCGCGACAAAAACTGGAAATAG
- a CDS encoding FadR/GntR family transcriptional regulator gives MKHTLTENQRPAGRNPVGMTAPRKDREKGALKVAREIVRHIYEERIPPGQKYLSEADALERYRVARGTLREALRYLQLQGVLKIRTGPNGGHFVANPQWENLASTIALLLQFSEATIESLIESRIAIEPGMAALAAQRATPDDVRELSDLLDELKLNLGDYDAFYQLYLEFWDQLALTARNPLFLFLLPALRRITWTSGIRPNEAQREAALGGLCTLRDSVAANDPAGAANALRRLEEAYLATMRTEYPRELAKRVVWHDHS, from the coding sequence ATGAAACACACACTTACGGAAAACCAGCGGCCTGCTGGGCGCAATCCCGTTGGGATGACCGCGCCTCGCAAGGACCGGGAAAAAGGCGCTCTGAAAGTCGCGCGCGAAATCGTGCGCCATATCTATGAGGAACGCATTCCCCCCGGTCAGAAATACCTCTCGGAAGCTGACGCGCTCGAACGTTACCGCGTCGCCAGAGGCACGCTGCGCGAAGCACTGCGCTATCTCCAGCTTCAGGGCGTCCTGAAAATCCGGACCGGCCCCAATGGCGGACACTTCGTCGCCAATCCGCAATGGGAAAACCTGGCCTCCACAATCGCCCTCCTGCTCCAGTTCTCGGAAGCCACCATTGAATCCCTCATCGAGTCCCGCATTGCCATTGAACCGGGCATGGCCGCGCTCGCCGCCCAGCGTGCCACGCCCGATGACGTCCGGGAATTGAGCGATCTTCTGGACGAGCTCAAACTCAATCTCGGCGACTATGACGCCTTTTATCAGCTCTATCTGGAATTCTGGGACCAGCTGGCCCTGACCGCCCGCAATCCGCTGTTCCTCTTTCTGCTACCCGCCTTGCGCCGCATCACCTGGACCTCGGGCATCCGGCCGAATGAAGCCCAGCGCGAAGCAGCGCTGGGCGGCCTCTGCACGCTTCGGGATTCTGTCGCGGCCAATGATCCTGCCGGCGCGGCCAACGCCTTGCGGCGGCTGGAAGAGGCTTATCTGGCCACCATGCGGACAGAGTACCCACGCGAGCTTGCCAAGCGCGTGGTCTGGCACGACCACAGCTAG
- the cydX gene encoding cytochrome bd-I oxidase subunit CydX, producing MWYFTWILGLGFALTFSILNAMWNEVSMGEAGENDLEIDR from the coding sequence ATGTGGTACTTCACCTGGATACTCGGCCTCGGCTTCGCGCTGACCTTCAGCATCCTCAACGCTATGTGGAACGAGGTCTCCATGGGCGAAGCGGGCGAAAACGATCTGGAGATTGATCGCTGA
- the cydB gene encoding cytochrome d ubiquinol oxidase subunit II, which translates to MDIPLDYATLKVIWWALVGVLFIGYAVTDGYDLGVATLLPFVGKTDDERRLVINSIAPMWEGHQVWLITGGGALFAAWPYVYAISFSGFYLAMFVVLAALILRPVGFKYRSKRAGKQWRRNWDWALFTGGFVPALIFGVALGNVLQGVPFDIDRTMRATYDGGLLGLLNPFALLAGLASVAMLVVHGASWLVVKIEHGPVMDRAILYGRLAAIAVIAFYAIAGIWLWQSGMGYRIVSDIDPHGPANPLRKDVVVEAGAWMGNYARYPFLLLAPLAGFGGSLLALWALGRKSSLALAGSGFASAGIVASVGASMFPFILPSSVNPSVSLTVWDSSSSHITLFIMLIATAIFLPLVLAYTAWVFKVLWGRLTVEEATSEGKY; encoded by the coding sequence ATGGACATCCCACTCGACTATGCCACGCTGAAGGTCATCTGGTGGGCGCTCGTCGGCGTCCTCTTCATCGGCTACGCGGTGACGGATGGTTATGATCTGGGCGTTGCCACCCTTCTCCCCTTCGTCGGCAAGACCGATGATGAGCGCCGCCTCGTCATCAACTCCATTGCCCCGATGTGGGAAGGCCACCAGGTCTGGCTGATCACCGGCGGCGGCGCGCTGTTTGCCGCCTGGCCCTATGTCTACGCCATCAGTTTCTCGGGCTTTTACCTGGCCATGTTTGTCGTGCTTGCCGCGCTGATCCTGCGGCCGGTGGGCTTCAAATACCGCTCCAAACGCGCCGGCAAACAATGGCGGCGCAACTGGGACTGGGCCCTCTTTACCGGCGGCTTCGTCCCGGCACTGATCTTCGGCGTTGCCCTCGGCAACGTGTTGCAGGGAGTCCCGTTCGACATCGACCGCACCATGCGCGCCACCTATGACGGCGGCCTCCTCGGCCTGCTGAACCCGTTCGCCCTGCTCGCGGGTCTGGCCTCCGTCGCCATGCTGGTGGTGCACGGCGCCTCCTGGCTGGTGGTGAAGATCGAGCATGGCCCGGTGATGGACCGCGCCATCCTGTATGGCCGCCTGGCCGCCATCGCCGTCATCGCCTTCTACGCCATCGCCGGCATCTGGCTCTGGCAGTCCGGCATGGGCTACCGCATCGTGTCCGACATCGACCCCCACGGCCCGGCAAACCCGCTGCGCAAGGATGTGGTCGTCGAGGCCGGCGCGTGGATGGGCAATTATGCCCGCTATCCTTTCCTGTTGCTGGCCCCGCTCGCCGGCTTCGGCGGCAGCCTGCTTGCGCTCTGGGCGCTGGGGCGCAAATCCTCGCTTGCACTGGCAGGTTCGGGCTTCGCATCGGCCGGCATCGTCGCGTCCGTGGGCGCCTCGATGTTCCCCTTCATCCTGCCCAGCAGCGTGAACCCGTCGGTGAGCCTCACCGTCTGGGACAGTTCTTCCAGCCATATCACGCTGTTCATCATGCTGATCGCCACCGCGATCTTCCTGCCGCTCGTGCTCGCTTACACGGCCTGGGTCTTCAAGGTTCTCTGGGGCCGCCTGACCGTCGAAGAAGCCACCAGCGAAGGCAAATACTGA
- a CDS encoding cytochrome ubiquinol oxidase subunit I, with the protein MPDLLVADLSRWQFALTAMYHFLFVPLTLGLSMILVIMEGAYVMTGKEVWKRTTKFWANLFGINFVLGVATGITMEFQFGTNWSYYSHYVGDVFGAPLAIEGLMAFFLEATLVGLMFFGWDKLSRPIHWLVTFLVAMASNFSALWILIANGWMQNPVGADFNPETMRMEITNFMEVIFNPVAQAKFVHTVSAGYVTASVFVLGISAWYVLQGRHLGLAKRSMTVAASFGLLSAFSVVVLGDESGYALTDNQKMKLAALEGMWHTEEAPAALTLISLPDQGAQKNHFEIQIPWVLGLIATRSLDGEVEGILPLVAIAEDRIENGLIAYDALQFITDDPANLAARETFETTKQDLGYALLLKRYVEDPRTADADTITKAAFDTVPNVLMAFFSFRIMAGIGILCIVIFSLAFFFISMKRKVPRWFLRVALFTIPLPWIAAELGWVLAEVGRQPWVIDGVLPTFLGVSSLSATQVIMTMVGFTLIYGTLAVIEISLMLRAIKAGPGGRILPEGVTSEGPTGGRPVQFDV; encoded by the coding sequence ATGCCCGACCTCCTCGTAGCAGACCTGTCACGCTGGCAGTTTGCCCTCACCGCCATGTACCACTTCCTGTTCGTGCCGCTCACGCTCGGCCTCTCGATGATCCTGGTGATCATGGAGGGCGCCTATGTGATGACCGGCAAGGAAGTCTGGAAACGGACAACCAAGTTCTGGGCAAACCTCTTCGGCATCAACTTCGTGCTGGGTGTCGCCACCGGCATCACGATGGAATTCCAGTTCGGCACCAACTGGTCCTACTACTCACACTATGTCGGCGACGTGTTCGGCGCCCCGCTGGCCATCGAGGGCCTGATGGCCTTCTTCCTGGAAGCCACGCTCGTCGGCCTCATGTTCTTTGGCTGGGACAAGCTCTCCCGGCCCATCCACTGGCTGGTTACCTTCCTGGTCGCGATGGCGTCAAACTTCTCCGCCCTGTGGATTCTGATCGCCAATGGCTGGATGCAGAACCCCGTCGGCGCCGATTTCAATCCCGAAACCATGCGGATGGAAATCACCAACTTTATGGAAGTGATCTTCAACCCCGTCGCCCAGGCGAAATTTGTCCACACCGTCAGCGCCGGCTACGTCACCGCGTCGGTCTTCGTGCTCGGCATCTCGGCCTGGTATGTACTGCAAGGCCGCCATCTCGGCCTCGCCAAACGCTCGATGACGGTCGCTGCCAGCTTCGGTCTCCTCTCCGCCTTTTCCGTCGTCGTCCTGGGCGATGAAAGCGGCTACGCGCTCACCGATAACCAGAAGATGAAGCTCGCCGCCCTCGAAGGCATGTGGCACACGGAAGAAGCCCCCGCCGCGCTGACATTGATCAGCCTTCCCGATCAGGGCGCCCAGAAAAACCACTTTGAAATTCAGATCCCCTGGGTCCTCGGCCTCATCGCTACCCGCTCGCTGGACGGTGAAGTCGAAGGCATTCTGCCGCTCGTCGCCATCGCCGAAGACCGCATCGAAAATGGCCTCATCGCCTATGATGCCTTGCAATTTATCACCGATGATCCCGCCAATCTGGCCGCCCGCGAAACCTTTGAAACCACCAAACAGGATCTCGGCTACGCCCTCCTCCTGAAGCGGTATGTCGAAGACCCGCGCACCGCTGACGCCGACACCATCACCAAAGCCGCCTTCGATACGGTCCCGAACGTCCTGATGGCGTTCTTCTCCTTCCGCATCATGGCCGGCATCGGCATTCTCTGCATCGTCATTTTCAGCCTCGCTTTCTTCTTCATCAGCATGAAGCGGAAAGTCCCCCGATGGTTCCTTCGGGTCGCGCTGTTCACGATCCCGCTGCCCTGGATCGCCGCCGAACTTGGCTGGGTACTGGCCGAAGTCGGCCGCCAGCCCTGGGTGATCGACGGTGTCCTGCCAACCTTCCTGGGCGTCTCGAGCCTGTCGGCAACGCAGGTCATCATGACGATGGTGGGCTTCACACTGATCTATGGCACACTCGCCGTGATCGAGATCAGCCTCATGCTCCGCGCCATCAAGGCCGGGCCTGGTGGACGCATCCTCCCGGAGGGTGTGACCAGCGAAGGCCCCACCGGTGGCCGTCCGGTTCAATTCGACGTCTGA
- the cydD gene encoding thiol reductant ABC exporter subunit CydD, giving the protein MAETGRERGSGAKHWLKRWRAAARGAAGLALLMQVVGLLAWIAIAFGVGYGVDNLSRGEPVGWALGIAAGAAFVRALAGWAHDGAAARAGVAIVDAGRAEIFAALKLRGAGLLEGADAGTRTSQVIDRTRKLAGYAARWLPGQQMAVIGPVIVLVAVATQSWLATVLLLVSVLVLPGFIWLTLSEVAAVARAQQASLDQLSGAFQVRAAQAGIIRAFRAVTRETAALAEASDALRERTMKVLRVAFLSTAVLEFFASVSVAMVAVYVGFKLLGVFPFETGETLTLAEGLTVLILVPEFFAPIRKLSALHHDRADGTAAAEFLGRWLEGAAARPLPVKLPSLEGALVIEFRNVSVAFGEGVGLQGVSFTVRPGEMAALAGPSGAGKTTLLKLLLGQGVVTGGEVVVDGIALAPGASLGDSVTWISQTPWMVEGSVAENLQIARADATDAELRAAVIAVGLADEAGAGAMLARKLGRGGSGLSGGQRQRIGLARVMLRGSGLLLLDEPTAHLDDTSEADFIAILRDICRTRTVLLGTHSDKLKTNCDTVVDVSRSRVEGAV; this is encoded by the coding sequence ATGGCTGAGACAGGCAGAGAGCGCGGATCGGGGGCGAAGCACTGGCTCAAACGCTGGCGCGCTGCGGCGCGTGGGGCGGCGGGACTGGCGCTGCTGATGCAGGTTGTGGGGCTTCTGGCCTGGATCGCCATCGCGTTTGGCGTTGGGTATGGCGTGGATAATCTGTCGCGCGGGGAGCCGGTAGGCTGGGCGCTGGGCATTGCAGCGGGTGCGGCATTTGTGCGTGCGCTGGCGGGCTGGGCGCACGATGGCGCGGCGGCGCGGGCCGGTGTGGCAATCGTTGACGCTGGGCGCGCCGAGATTTTTGCAGCGCTGAAACTGCGCGGGGCGGGCCTGCTGGAAGGCGCGGACGCCGGAACGCGGACATCGCAGGTGATCGACCGGACGCGCAAGCTGGCAGGCTATGCCGCGCGGTGGTTGCCGGGGCAGCAGATGGCGGTGATCGGGCCGGTGATCGTGCTGGTGGCGGTTGCGACGCAGAGCTGGCTGGCGACGGTGTTGTTGCTTGTGTCGGTGCTGGTGTTGCCCGGATTTATCTGGCTGACGCTGAGCGAGGTTGCGGCAGTTGCGCGGGCGCAGCAAGCCTCGCTGGATCAGCTGTCGGGCGCGTTTCAGGTGCGGGCTGCGCAGGCGGGGATCATTCGCGCATTCCGGGCGGTGACGCGGGAAACGGCGGCGTTGGCCGAGGCGTCTGATGCCCTCCGGGAGCGGACGATGAAAGTGCTGCGGGTGGCGTTTCTGTCGACGGCGGTGCTGGAGTTTTTTGCATCGGTTTCGGTGGCGATGGTGGCGGTTTATGTGGGGTTCAAGCTGCTGGGCGTGTTTCCCTTCGAGACCGGGGAAACGCTGACGCTGGCCGAAGGGCTGACGGTGCTTATTCTGGTGCCGGAATTCTTCGCGCCGATCCGGAAACTGTCGGCGTTGCACCATGACCGGGCCGATGGCACGGCGGCGGCGGAGTTTTTGGGTCGTTGGCTGGAGGGGGCAGCGGCGCGGCCCTTGCCGGTGAAACTGCCCAGCCTGGAGGGCGCGCTGGTGATCGAGTTCCGGAATGTGTCGGTGGCGTTCGGCGAGGGCGTGGGCCTTCAGGGCGTAAGTTTTACCGTGCGCCCCGGCGAGATGGCAGCACTGGCTGGGCCATCGGGCGCGGGCAAGACGACATTGCTGAAACTGCTTTTGGGGCAGGGCGTTGTGACCGGCGGCGAGGTTGTGGTGGACGGCATCGCGCTGGCGCCGGGGGCCAGCCTTGGCGACAGCGTGACCTGGATCAGCCAGACGCCATGGATGGTGGAGGGGAGCGTTGCCGAGAACCTGCAGATTGCGCGGGCGGACGCGACAGACGCCGAACTGCGCGCCGCTGTGATCGCCGTGGGGCTCGCGGATGAAGCCGGGGCCGGCGCGATGCTGGCGCGCAAGCTGGGGCGCGGGGGAAGCGGGCTTTCCGGTGGACAGCGGCAACGGATCGGGCTGGCGCGGGTCATGCTGCGCGGGTCGGGGCTGCTTCTGCTGGACGAGCCGACGGCGCATCTTGATGACACGTCAGAGGCGGACTTTATCGCAATCCTTCGGGACATCTGCCGGACACGCACGGTCCTTCTCGGGACACATTCGGACAAATTGAAGACAAACTGCGACACGGTGGTCGATGTTTCGCGCTCCCGGGTGGAGGGCGCGGTATGA
- a CDS encoding ATP-binding cassette domain-containing protein, whose protein sequence is MSLWSTLGRPGRLQFFLAMALAALAAIAGVMLMGLSGWFLVAGALAGMSGLGHSFNHLYPSAGVRGAALVRVLGRYGEQLSGHDAILSLSARLRPRIFAAGAHGRRGLSPMASAELTALVDDMDAAEGAFLKVVLPAIGVIAGFVVALGFALASDAVVFGAAALAAVLAGGALPYLAVQAAQRRSAALSAQADASRADVARLIENATELDVYGALSGYADEAETLLRGWQDQGERLERPFRGLSAMLSACGVLMAVLALWRVSVTGGDLPVAAGAALALMAAFEAASAMLKVMEAAPRAKTASMRLAGKLAVEGAAWDARQDRAVSLQSVLPIEVRNLTVCAEPGAPQTPVASFTVEPGTVTEITGASGIGKSTLAEALMRLHPVPESAVFYAGVEAGNARIASVLEHIAMSSQMPSFLPGTVADLLRLAKPNASEAEMRGALETALADVFVFARPEGLDSAIGENGTGFSGGEMRRLGLARAILAGPEVLILDEPFAGLDRALAGQLAGRLSDWLAGGRRALVVLQHKPGAALWRAQGVHHVALD, encoded by the coding sequence ATGAGCCTCTGGTCAACGCTCGGCAGGCCCGGACGCCTGCAATTCTTCCTCGCGATGGCGCTGGCCGCACTGGCGGCGATTGCGGGCGTGATGCTGATGGGGTTGTCCGGATGGTTCCTGGTGGCGGGCGCGCTGGCGGGGATGTCCGGGCTGGGGCACAGTTTCAATCACCTCTATCCCAGCGCCGGGGTGCGCGGGGCAGCATTGGTGCGAGTGCTCGGACGGTACGGCGAACAGCTGTCGGGCCATGACGCCATCCTGAGCCTGTCGGCGCGGTTGCGGCCGCGCATCTTTGCGGCTGGCGCGCATGGCCGGCGGGGGCTGTCGCCGATGGCGTCGGCGGAGCTGACAGCGTTGGTGGACGACATGGACGCGGCCGAAGGCGCGTTCCTGAAGGTGGTGTTGCCGGCGATTGGCGTGATTGCCGGATTTGTCGTGGCGCTTGGCTTTGCGCTGGCGAGTGACGCGGTGGTGTTTGGCGCTGCGGCACTGGCGGCCGTGCTGGCGGGCGGCGCATTGCCTTACCTGGCAGTCCAGGCGGCGCAGCGGCGCTCGGCCGCGCTGAGCGCGCAGGCCGACGCCTCGCGCGCCGATGTGGCCCGCCTGATAGAGAATGCGACGGAGCTCGACGTTTATGGCGCGCTGAGCGGGTATGCCGATGAGGCGGAGACCTTGCTGCGCGGCTGGCAGGATCAGGGCGAGCGGCTGGAGCGGCCCTTCCGGGGATTGTCGGCGATGCTCAGCGCCTGCGGCGTGTTGATGGCAGTGCTGGCCCTGTGGCGGGTGTCGGTCACGGGCGGAGACCTGCCGGTCGCGGCAGGCGCAGCGCTGGCGCTGATGGCGGCGTTTGAGGCGGCGTCGGCAATGCTGAAGGTGATGGAAGCTGCGCCGAGGGCGAAGACGGCCTCCATGCGGCTTGCCGGCAAGCTGGCCGTGGAAGGCGCGGCCTGGGATGCGCGGCAGGACCGCGCGGTATCGCTTCAGAGCGTGCTGCCGATTGAAGTCCGTAACCTGACAGTTTGCGCGGAGCCGGGCGCGCCTCAGACCCCGGTTGCCAGTTTCACGGTTGAGCCCGGCACGGTGACCGAGATTACCGGCGCCTCCGGTATCGGGAAGTCAACTCTGGCAGAGGCGCTGATGCGGTTGCATCCTGTGCCCGAAAGCGCGGTGTTCTATGCCGGCGTGGAGGCGGGGAACGCGCGGATTGCATCTGTACTCGAACATATTGCGATGAGCTCGCAGATGCCGTCATTCCTGCCGGGGACCGTGGCGGACCTGTTGCGGCTGGCCAAGCCCAATGCGAGCGAGGCAGAGATGCGCGGCGCGCTGGAGACGGCGTTGGCGGATGTGTTTGTCTTTGCCCGGCCTGAAGGGCTGGACAGCGCTATCGGCGAGAATGGCACGGGGTTTTCCGGCGGGGAAATGCGCCGCCTGGGATTGGCACGGGCCATTCTGGCGGGGCCGGAAGTGTTGATCCTGGACGAGCCGTTTGCCGGTCTGGACCGGGCATTGGCCGGGCAGCTGGCCGGGCGGCTTTCAGACTGGCTCGCTGGCGGGCGGCGGGCGCTTGTCGTGCTTCAGCACAAGCCGGGCGCGGCGCTCTGGCGCGCGCAGGGCGTTCATCATGTGGCGCTGGACTAG